CGTGTCATCTGCCTTCGATACACTCTTTCAATGTTTGCCGCAGGGCCGTAATTATCAGCCCCCCTGCCGACTGTTATAAATCACGCCCCCCATTTGATCATACTTTTTTAACACCTGAACCGCTTCATCCCTGCATATATCATGAAAAACTTCAATGCCCCGGCTCTCGAGGGCGCTAATCCATGAACTCATCTTGGGTCCCTCATCAAAACCAATTACTCTGGCATCACCGTCTCTCGCCCCGCAAACAAGGCGCCTGACACCTGACCAGGGGACTGCACCAAAACACATGGCACAAGGTTCCGTGCTGGCAACAAGTTCCATAGCCGGAACATCATCCCCGCCAAGATCATAACTGCCGATGATCTTCTGGGCCCCCATAATAGCCACAATTTCAGCATGAAAAACGGAACAATTGAGGCTTGAAACAAGATTAACACCAGGGGAAACAAGTCTGTCATTTTCAATATCGAAAACAGCGGCGCCAAAAGGCCCGCCCGTACCCTGCTCAATATTCAGTCTCGAAAGCTCGATGACGAATTTCATTCTTTCCTGCATGGTGGGAAAAACCTTCTCTTTTGGAGGCATGTAGTCTTTGATCCATGAAGGGAGATTTAAATTGAATGAAGGTTCAGGCATTATTAATTTCCTCTTCTGTAGGGGTATCCCTTGCGGGTACCCTTGTTGTCGAAATTCCTGTATTCAGGGCAGGCACAAGACCTGCCCCTACAATGGGGAGACAGAAAATTACCTTTTCTCATTACCATTAGACGATTCGATCCCGGCTGTCAAGACATTACTGCCTACGATGAGCAGGGTACCCATAAAAAGCACGGCATTAACGGGATCATTGAAAAAAACGACTCCCAGGAGGGAAGCGATATAGACCCTCGATGCCGAAACGATACTCCCCCCCACTGCCGAGATGAACTTGTAACCATGGGTTAGAAAGTATTGTGCCGCCACACCGCAAAGTGAGCAAAGAGCCAGTAAAAGGAATTCCATTTTATCAGGCATTACAAATAGAGGAATAGTGGGAATGAGGAGAAGAATGGAACCGACGGCAAAAAGATAAAAGAGAATAACATGGGTTTCATCGGTTCGCCTTAAGACTCTCAGATATATAATAGCAAGAGCGGCAACAATCCCTGAAATAAGACCGATAAAATCACCTCCATTAATTTGGCTGAAATCAGGTTGAATAACCATATAAACCCCGGCGGCAGTGAGAAAGAGAGGAATAAATACGGATGGGTGGAATCTTTCGCCAATGAGGGCATGAGAAAAGAGCGCAACAAAGATGGGGTACGTCATATTGAGTACATTGGCATTGGTGATGGTTGTGTATTCTACGGCAAAGAAGAGGATCAATACAGCGGCGGCATTGAGCAAACCTCGCAGATAAAGCACCTTTTTGTTTACAGGTTTAAAAGCGGCGCCGCTCACCTTAAGATAAAGAACGACAATTATAAGGCCTATAAAAAAACGGGCAAAGGTAATCTCAACGACAGGAATAGACGTGGCCGTTCTCAGTATCTTGACAAGCAGAATATTGATGCTGAAAAGAATGGCCGAGATAAAAATAAAAAAGGCCCCTTGCGAGGCCGGTTTAATAGCATATGTTTGCATTAAATTAATCAGAAAATAATCAGATTTTATGCCCCACATGAATGGCGGCAATACCGTTAGTCAGGTTGAAATACTTGACCTGATAAAGCCCGCAATCTTCCAGGATTTTCTTGAGTTTCTCCTGGTCGGGAAACTTTCGGATCGATTCAACAAGGTATTCGTAAGACTCTCTATCCCTGGCAATCTTGTCACCGATCTCAGGAATAATGTTGAATGAAAAGAAATCGTAGACCTTTGAAAAAAGCTTATTCGTGGGGTGTGAAAATTCAAGGCACATGACTTTGCCACCGGGCTTGACGACCCTCGTCATTTCCTTAAAGGCTTTATCGAGCCTCGTTACATTCCTGATTCCAAAACTGACGGTAGCTACATCAAAACTCTCATCAGGAAAAGGGAGGTCTTCGGCATTTCCCTGTACGAACTTGATAGGGCCGATAAATCCTTTGTCTATCACCCTTTCAACACCCACATCAAGCATTTCCTTGTTAATGTCGAATATTGTGACCCTACCCTTATCTTCCACCTCTTTGGCCATAAGCATGGCAATATCTCCGGTACCGCCTGCTACATCGAGACAATGCATACCGGGCCTCAGCTTTGCCTTTCTCACAAAGTCCCTCTTCCAGAGTCTGTGAACGCCTAAACTCATGGCATCATTCATGACGTCATAGTTATCGGCTACACTGGAGAAGACATTGCCTACAAGCTTTTGCCTCTCTTCGACAGGAACCTCTTTAAAACCGAAACTGATCGATTCTTTTTCCTGGTTTTCCTTTTTGTCTTTCTTTTCTTCCTTATTTTCAGGCAATTTAACCACTCTCCTTAATTAATGGTTCTAATTTCTTAAACTATTCAGCTCATCTTTAATTCCCCACTTTAGTAAAGGGGGGTGAGGGGGGATTTGAGTCATTTTGAATGAAATCCCCTTAATCCCCCTTTTTTAAAGGAGGAAATAAGCTCATTTTTTTATTATCCTTGTGGCGACCATCATTAATGCCACGGCAAAACCTGCCAGCCCGACAGCTGACATGTCATAAATCTGCGGCCCTCTCGTCGAACCGATAACATAAAAGGAACCCAGTAATAAGGCCGCCACAATTATACCATAATAGAGATCATTACCATGAGACTCAATTTTTTCGATGAGTACCTCAAGGTTCATATGGGCGAAGTCTATCTTGAGATCACCCCTGTTGAGTTGCCCCAGCACCCGGTTTGCCTGATGGGGAAGCTCCATGCCCGTCTTGATCAGTTCCTTGGCAGCAAGCTTGCTCTCTTCCAGCTTCTTCTGGGGGCTGATCTCTTTTTTCATCCAGCCCATCATGAAAGGCTGAGCTACCTTCCAGATATTGAGATCAGGGTAAAACTCCCTACCAACACCCTCCATTATGATCATTGATTTCTGGAGAAGCAGCAGGCTCGGCTGAAGCTTCATATCAAAGTTAATGGCCGTACTGAGAAGTTTCATTATAAGCTCGGAAATGTTTATTTCATTGAGCTGCTTTCCAAATATGGGTTCCGTAATTTCAATGAGTTCATCTTCAAAGGCCTTGAGATCGGTCTCCGGAGGGATAAGCCCCATATCGAGGTGGACCTTGGCCATCTGACTGAAATCTCTCTTGATAAGAGCAAAAAGCATCTTTGCAAGGTACTTCCTCGTATCGTCATCGATCCGTCCCATAATGCCGAAGTCGAGGTAGATAATCTTTCCATCATCACTGACTAGAAGATTGCCCGGATGGAGGTCTGCATGAAAATAACCGTAATCAAAGACCTGCACAAAAAAGGCCTTGATTGAATTTTCAGCAACCTTTTTAAAATCTATTCCCTTTTCCCTCAGTGTTTCCACTTCATCGATGACCGTGCCGTATACCCTCTCCATGGTAAGAACACGTTTACCCGTCTGGGGCCAGAAGACTTTTGGAATAATGACACGATCATCTTTTTTGAACATGCGCAGGATTCTGCCGGCATGAGCACCCTCTGTCGTAAAGTCGAGTTCCTTCGTTATAGTCTGCTCAAACTGGTTGACAACGACAAGAGGCTCATACCTGCCCATGGAAGGAATATACTTTTCAACTAACCCGGCGAGGGTATATAAAATAGCCAGGTCCGCTGATATGGTTTTCTCAATGCCCGGCCTCTGGACCTTGACAGCCACTTCCTTGCCGTCTTTCAGTCTGGCGTAATGAACCTGGGCAATGGAAGCCGAAGCACAGGGAGTTTCTTCAAAAGATTCAAAAAGTTCACCAATGGAAGCTTTGAGTTCGCTTTCTGTAACTTTAACAACTTCCTCATAGGGAAAAAGAGGAACTTCGTCCTGAAGTTTTTTAAACTCCACAGCCCAGTCAGAGGGGAGAAGATCAACTCTCGTACTGA
This DNA window, taken from Deltaproteobacteria bacterium, encodes the following:
- a CDS encoding nucleoside deaminase codes for the protein MPEPSFNLNLPSWIKDYMPPKEKVFPTMQERMKFVIELSRLNIEQGTGGPFGAAVFDIENDRLVSPGVNLVSSLNCSVFHAEIVAIMGAQKIIGSYDLGGDDVPAMELVASTEPCAMCFGAVPWSGVRRLVCGARDGDARVIGFDEGPKMSSWISALESRGIEVFHDICRDEAVQVLKKYDQMGGVIYNSRQGG
- a CDS encoding DMT family transporter → MQTYAIKPASQGAFFIFISAILFSINILLVKILRTATSIPVVEITFARFFIGLIIVVLYLKVSGAAFKPVNKKVLYLRGLLNAAAVLILFFAVEYTTITNANVLNMTYPIFVALFSHALIGERFHPSVFIPLFLTAAGVYMVIQPDFSQINGGDFIGLISGIVAALAIIYLRVLRRTDETHVILFYLFAVGSILLLIPTIPLFVMPDKMEFLLLALCSLCGVAAQYFLTHGYKFISAVGGSIVSASRVYIASLLGVVFFNDPVNAVLFMGTLLIVGSNVLTAGIESSNGNEKR
- the ubiE gene encoding bifunctional demethylmenaquinone methyltransferase/2-methoxy-6-polyprenyl-1,4-benzoquinol methylase UbiE, translating into MPENKEEKKDKKENQEKESISFGFKEVPVEERQKLVGNVFSSVADNYDVMNDAMSLGVHRLWKRDFVRKAKLRPGMHCLDVAGGTGDIAMLMAKEVEDKGRVTIFDINKEMLDVGVERVIDKGFIGPIKFVQGNAEDLPFPDESFDVATVSFGIRNVTRLDKAFKEMTRVVKPGGKVMCLEFSHPTNKLFSKVYDFFSFNIIPEIGDKIARDRESYEYLVESIRKFPDQEKLKKILEDCGLYQVKYFNLTNGIAAIHVGHKI
- the ubiB gene encoding 2-polyprenylphenol 6-hydroxylase produces the protein MFFARTKAIKNIVRMRKIVNVLIKHGFGDFVEQLNIGKVFTLGRLFRREEPHSFSRAERARMAIEELGSTFIKFGQILSTRVDLLPSDWAVEFKKLQDEVPLFPYEEVVKVTESELKASIGELFESFEETPCASASIAQVHYARLKDGKEVAVKVQRPGIEKTISADLAILYTLAGLVEKYIPSMGRYEPLVVVNQFEQTITKELDFTTEGAHAGRILRMFKKDDRVIIPKVFWPQTGKRVLTMERVYGTVIDEVETLREKGIDFKKVAENSIKAFFVQVFDYGYFHADLHPGNLLVSDDGKIIYLDFGIMGRIDDDTRKYLAKMLFALIKRDFSQMAKVHLDMGLIPPETDLKAFEDELIEITEPIFGKQLNEINISELIMKLLSTAINFDMKLQPSLLLLQKSMIIMEGVGREFYPDLNIWKVAQPFMMGWMKKEISPQKKLEESKLAAKELIKTGMELPHQANRVLGQLNRGDLKIDFAHMNLEVLIEKIESHGNDLYYGIIVAALLLGSFYVIGSTRGPQIYDMSAVGLAGFAVALMMVATRIIKK